A genome region from Flavobacterium sp. CFS9 includes the following:
- a CDS encoding L-threonine 3-dehydrogenase encodes MNPKILIIGACGQIGTELTQKLRKLYGTENVIASDIRKLNTDVVNSGPFEVVNALDFNQIEHLVEVHQITDVYLMAALLSATAEKNPAFAWDLNMNSLFHVLNLAKAQKIKKIFWPSSIAVFGPTTPKENTPQYTVMEPSTVYGISKQAGERWCEYYHNIYGVDVRSIRYPGLISWSTPPGGGTTDYAVDIFYKAIADKKYECFLSSETKMPMMYMDDAIDATINIMKAPAEKIKIHSSYNLAAMSFTPTEIAAEIKKHIPEFEITYNPDFRQKIADSWPASIDDSQAREDWDWKHTFDLETMTKDMLEHLG; translated from the coding sequence ATGAATCCAAAAATATTAATCATTGGTGCCTGCGGTCAAATTGGGACGGAACTGACTCAAAAACTGCGCAAACTATACGGAACAGAAAATGTTATTGCTTCTGATATTAGAAAATTAAATACTGACGTTGTTAATTCCGGTCCGTTTGAAGTAGTCAATGCTTTAGATTTCAACCAAATTGAGCATCTTGTTGAAGTACATCAAATTACTGATGTTTATCTGATGGCGGCACTTTTATCGGCTACAGCCGAGAAAAACCCTGCATTTGCCTGGGATCTGAATATGAATTCATTATTTCACGTTTTAAATTTAGCAAAAGCCCAAAAAATAAAGAAGATATTCTGGCCTTCCAGTATTGCGGTTTTCGGACCTACTACTCCTAAGGAAAATACACCTCAATATACCGTAATGGAACCTTCTACAGTTTACGGAATTAGTAAACAAGCTGGAGAAAGATGGTGTGAATACTACCATAATATTTACGGAGTTGATGTTCGAAGCATCCGTTATCCCGGCCTAATCAGTTGGTCGACACCTCCTGGTGGCGGAACTACAGATTATGCTGTTGATATTTTTTACAAAGCTATTGCTGATAAAAAATACGAGTGCTTTTTATCTTCGGAAACCAAAATGCCAATGATGTATATGGATGATGCCATTGATGCAACCATTAATATTATGAAGGCACCGGCAGAGAAGATCAAAATACATTCTTCATATAATTTAGCTGCAATGAGTTTTACTCCTACTGAAATTGCCGCAGAAATTAAAAAACACATTCCTGAATTCGAAATAACGTATAACCCTGATTTCCGTCAGAAAATTGCGGACAGCTGGCCGGCTAGTATCGACGATTCTCAG
- a CDS encoding endonuclease/exonuclease/phosphatase family protein, protein MRGISFRFCSIAFLCFTILQAQPKKYAIHTIAFYNFENLFDINDDVNTNDDEWTPNGTQHWTMEKYEQKLKNLSRVLSEVGRPENANAPVLIGGAEIENRVVLEDLVKQPNLLPFDYGIIHFDSPDKRGIDVALLYQRKYFRPTTYSNVPLQIYQKKSSDKEVEVEQQEDDVEIKTDSKNRVFTRDQLLISGFLEGEEIHIIVNHWPSRSGGEKASSIFREAAGSLNRRIIDSLQQINPNAKVITMGDLNDGPYNKSIKTVLGAKTKKSEVEDLGLFNPFAAMLDKGLGTIAFRDSWDIFDQIIITKSLIQSDFSTFNFWKAGIFNKTFLVQSSGSYKGYPLRHSLTEVGFSDHFPVYIYLIREVR, encoded by the coding sequence ATGAGAGGAATATCTTTTCGATTCTGTAGTATTGCCTTTTTGTGTTTTACAATTCTACAGGCACAGCCCAAAAAATATGCTATTCATACTATTGCATTTTATAATTTTGAGAACCTCTTCGATATTAATGATGATGTCAATACTAACGATGATGAATGGACACCCAATGGAACTCAGCACTGGACGATGGAAAAGTACGAACAGAAATTAAAAAACCTGTCCAGAGTCCTATCTGAAGTTGGAAGACCTGAAAATGCAAATGCTCCAGTGTTAATAGGTGGTGCTGAGATTGAAAATCGTGTGGTTCTCGAAGATCTGGTGAAACAACCAAATTTACTCCCTTTTGACTATGGAATTATTCATTTTGATTCACCCGATAAACGCGGAATAGATGTTGCCTTGTTGTATCAGAGAAAATATTTCAGACCCACGACATACTCTAATGTTCCGCTGCAGATTTATCAAAAAAAGAGTTCTGATAAAGAAGTGGAAGTCGAACAGCAAGAAGATGATGTCGAAATTAAAACCGACAGTAAGAACCGTGTTTTTACCAGAGATCAGCTTTTGATTTCAGGATTTTTAGAGGGAGAGGAAATCCATATTATTGTCAATCACTGGCCGTCCAGATCAGGAGGGGAGAAAGCGAGCAGTATATTTCGGGAAGCTGCAGGAAGTTTAAACAGAAGAATTATCGATTCACTACAGCAAATAAATCCCAATGCTAAAGTGATTACGATGGGCGATTTGAATGATGGGCCTTATAATAAAAGTATAAAAACAGTTTTGGGTGCAAAGACAAAGAAGTCAGAAGTGGAAGATTTAGGTCTTTTTAATCCCTTTGCAGCAATGCTCGATAAAGGTTTGGGCACAATTGCATTTAGAGATTCCTGGGATATTTTCGATCAGATCATAATTACAAAATCACTCATACAATCTGATTTTTCAACTTTTAACTTTTGGAAAGCTGGAATTTTCAATAAAACTTTTCTGGTTCAGAGCTCAGGATCGTATAAAGGTTATCCATTGCGGCATAGTTTGACAGAAGTTGGATTTAGTGATCATTTTCCGGTTTATATTTATTTGATTCGAGAGGTGAGATGA
- a CDS encoding MBL fold metallo-hydrolase — protein sequence MSIFNRFLICFLLISIPVFSQKEPKSSFQVVPLGIKGGIDEKNLSAYLVAPTHTNDFICLDAGTVNAGIEKAIENKTFKVSTSEVLRKYIKGYFISHAHLDHVSGLIINSPADSSKTVYATEKCMEMMENHYFNDQTWANFGDKGPGAPLKKYHFQTLNIGEEIPVTNTTMTAKAFPLSHVNPFESTAFLIKNGESYILYLGDTGPDAVEKSDKLKSLWTAVAPLIKSKQLKGIFIEVSFPNEQPDQFLFGHLTPNYLIKELHVLEELAGKGTLNGFPIIVTHLKPPVKNIVKLKEQLQKQNDLKVKIIYPEQGKRFEL from the coding sequence ATGTCTATTTTCAACCGGTTTTTAATCTGTTTTCTTTTAATTTCAATTCCTGTCTTTTCTCAAAAAGAACCAAAATCTTCCTTTCAGGTAGTGCCGTTAGGTATAAAAGGAGGAATAGACGAAAAGAATCTTTCAGCCTATTTAGTTGCCCCAACACATACCAATGATTTTATCTGCTTAGATGCCGGAACTGTGAATGCCGGAATTGAAAAAGCAATTGAAAACAAAACTTTTAAAGTTTCTACCAGCGAAGTATTGCGAAAATATATTAAAGGTTATTTTATTTCTCATGCACATTTAGATCATGTTTCGGGTTTGATAATAAACTCTCCGGCGGATTCTTCCAAGACAGTTTATGCTACTGAGAAATGTATGGAAATGATGGAGAATCATTATTTCAACGATCAGACCTGGGCTAACTTTGGAGATAAAGGTCCCGGAGCTCCATTAAAAAAGTATCATTTCCAGACTTTAAATATCGGAGAAGAAATTCCGGTTACCAATACAACGATGACGGCAAAAGCATTTCCGTTAAGTCATGTGAATCCGTTTGAAAGCACTGCCTTCTTAATTAAAAATGGAGAATCGTATATACTCTATTTGGGCGATACCGGCCCTGATGCAGTAGAGAAAAGCGATAAATTAAAATCTCTTTGGACGGCAGTTGCACCTCTCATCAAAAGCAAACAATTAAAAGGTATTTTTATTGAGGTTTCCTTTCCAAATGAACAGCCGGATCAGTTTTTATTTGGACATTTGACTCCAAATTACCTCATAAAAGAGCTTCATGTTTTGGAAGAATTAGCCGGAAAAGGTACTTTGAATGGTTTTCCTATTATTGTGACGCACCTGAAACCACCTGTTAAGAATATTGTGAAACTTAAAGAACAGCTGCAAAAACAAAACGATCTAAAGGTTAAGATTATCTATCCTGAACAAGGAAAAAGATTTGAATTGTAG
- a CDS encoding 3-hydroxyanthranilate 3,4-dioxygenase: MAIAKPFNLATWIDENRHLLKPPVGNKNLYVDSGDYIVMIVAGPNARKDYHYNETEELFYQLEGSIKVIIQEDGERKEMDLHAGDMYLHPAKVPHSPVRSEGSIGLVIERKRAGKGYTDGLLWHCDHCNHKLYEVFFELHNIEKDFLPHFEHFYNSLELRTCNNCGTVMESDPRFVAKK, translated from the coding sequence ATGGCAATAGCAAAACCTTTCAATCTGGCAACGTGGATCGATGAGAACCGTCATTTACTGAAACCACCCGTTGGGAATAAAAATCTTTATGTTGACTCCGGTGATTATATCGTTATGATTGTTGCAGGTCCGAATGCCCGAAAAGATTATCATTATAACGAAACCGAAGAGCTTTTTTATCAGCTGGAAGGCAGTATAAAAGTTATTATTCAGGAAGATGGAGAACGAAAGGAAATGGATTTACATGCAGGTGATATGTATCTTCATCCGGCTAAAGTTCCTCATTCACCCGTTCGTTCCGAAGGTTCAATCGGATTGGTAATCGAACGTAAGCGTGCAGGAAAAGGATATACAGACGGACTGCTTTGGCATTGTGATCATTGCAATCATAAATTGTATGAAGTGTTTTTTGAATTGCACAATATCGAAAAAGACTTTCTGCCGCATTTCGAACATTTCTATAATTCATTAGAACTTAGAACCTGCAATAACTGTGGAACTGTAATGGAATCGGATCCCAGATTTGTGGCAAAGAAATGA
- a CDS encoding aldehyde dehydrogenase family protein, with the protein MTTIASQFGMNEALEKLGIKSINEGTSTGLENFSSGEVLDSFSPVDGKLIASVKMSTPQDYEKVMQAATEAFKSFRLIPAPQRGEIVRQFGQKLRENKEALGKLVSYEMGKSLQEGYGEVQEMIDICDFAVGLSRQLHGLTMHSERPGHRMYEQYHSLGVVGIISAFNFPVAVWSWNTALAWISGDVCVWKPSEKTPLCGIACQNIIAQVIKENNLPEGISCLINGDYKIGELMTADTRVPLVSATGSTRMGKIVAQAVAGRLGKSLLELGGNNAIIVTPDADIKMTVIGAVFGAVGTAGQRCTSTRRLIIHESIYDKVKEALVAAYKQLRIGNPLDENNHVGPLIDTHAVEMYALALNKVVAEGGNILVEGGVLSGEGYESGCYVKPAIAEAQNSFEIVQHETFAPVLYLIKYSGDVDNAIELQNGVAQGLSSAIMTNNLREAERFLSVVGSDCGIANVNIGTSGAEIGGAFGGEKETGGGRESGSDAWKIYMRRQTNTINYTTSLPLAQGIKFDL; encoded by the coding sequence ATGACAACAATAGCATCACAGTTTGGAATGAATGAGGCTCTGGAAAAATTGGGCATCAAATCGATAAACGAAGGGACATCAACAGGGCTGGAGAATTTTTCTTCAGGAGAAGTTTTAGACAGTTTTTCACCGGTTGATGGAAAATTAATAGCATCAGTAAAAATGTCAACGCCTCAGGATTATGAAAAAGTAATGCAGGCAGCTACAGAGGCTTTTAAAAGTTTTCGTTTAATTCCTGCACCACAACGTGGAGAGATTGTGCGTCAGTTTGGACAAAAGCTTCGTGAGAATAAAGAAGCGCTTGGTAAGTTGGTTTCTTATGAAATGGGTAAATCATTGCAGGAAGGTTACGGTGAAGTACAGGAAATGATTGACATTTGTGATTTTGCCGTTGGTTTATCACGTCAGCTTCACGGATTAACAATGCATTCAGAAAGACCGGGACATCGTATGTACGAGCAATACCATTCATTAGGAGTTGTCGGAATCATTTCTGCATTTAACTTTCCGGTAGCGGTTTGGTCATGGAACACAGCTTTGGCTTGGATTTCGGGAGATGTTTGCGTTTGGAAACCTTCTGAAAAAACACCTCTTTGCGGAATTGCCTGTCAGAACATTATCGCTCAGGTGATCAAAGAAAACAATTTACCGGAAGGAATCTCTTGTTTGATAAACGGAGATTACAAAATAGGAGAATTAATGACTGCGGATACCAGAGTACCGTTAGTTTCGGCTACAGGTTCAACCCGAATGGGGAAAATTGTAGCGCAGGCTGTAGCAGGACGTTTAGGAAAGTCATTGTTAGAATTAGGAGGAAATAATGCGATCATCGTTACTCCGGATGCCGATATTAAAATGACCGTTATTGGTGCTGTTTTCGGAGCCGTAGGTACAGCCGGACAACGTTGCACATCAACTCGCCGATTAATCATTCACGAAAGTATTTACGATAAAGTAAAAGAGGCTTTGGTTGCGGCTTATAAACAACTAAGAATTGGTAACCCATTAGACGAAAACAATCACGTTGGACCGCTTATTGATACACATGCAGTAGAAATGTATGCGCTTGCTTTGAACAAAGTGGTTGCCGAAGGAGGAAATATATTAGTAGAAGGAGGAGTTCTTTCCGGAGAAGGTTACGAAAGCGGCTGTTATGTAAAACCTGCAATTGCAGAGGCTCAGAATTCATTTGAAATTGTACAGCACGAGACATTTGCTCCTGTTCTGTACTTAATTAAATATTCAGGTGATGTTGATAACGCGATCGAACTTCAAAACGGAGTTGCTCAGGGATTATCATCGGCTATTATGACCAATAATTTGCGTGAAGCCGAAAGATTTTTATCAGTAGTGGGTTCTGATTGCGGAATTGCGAATGTAAATATCGGAACTTCAGGTGCTGAAATTGGAGGTGCTTTTGGTGGAGAAAAAGAAACCGGAGGAGGTCGTGAGTCAGGATCTGATGCCTGGAAAATTTACATGCGCCGTCAGACCAATACAATCAATTATACAACAAGTCTGCCTTTGGCACAAGGAATTAAATTTGATTTGTAG
- the mfd gene encoding transcription-repair coupling factor, whose protein sequence is MSKNALYTLYDDLPKNQQIATQLLEQKQIKMHLNGLLGSAVSFVLRAVFKKSELPFLVILDNKEEAAYYLNDLEQMIGEQDVLFYPASFRRPYQIDETDNANVLLRAEVLNRINSRKKPAVIVTYPEALFEKVVTRRELDKNTLKVALNDKISIDFINEVLFEYEFKRVDFITEPGEFSVRGGIVDVFSFSNDHPYRIEFFGNEVDSIRSFDVETQLSIETHKKITIIPNVENKLFQENRESFLDYIAERTVLFIQNTEGLFTQLDKQFARAEEAFEKLSKEIKHAEPEKLFLNQTSFIKRALDFSIVELASKPVFKTTKTFDFHIHPQPSFNKQFDLLLNNLSDNHFNGYKNYLFCSNETQAKRFHDIFETLDEANSENIRKQYHTVVLPLYQGFIDEESQITAYTDHQIFERYHKFNIKNGYSKKQNITLKELTALSVGDYVTHIDHGIGKFGGLQKIQVEGKTQEAIKLVYADNDIVYVSIHSLHKISKYNGKDGTPPKIYKLGSNAWKVLKQKTKARVKHIAFNLIQLYAKRRLEKGFQFAPDSYLQNELESSFIYEDTPDQTKSTQEVKADMESDRPMDRLVCGDVGFGKTEVAIRAAFKAVDNSKQVAVLVPTTILAYQHYRTFSERLKDMPVTIGYMNRFRTAKQKAQTLKDLAEGKLDIVIGTHQLVNKNVVFKDLGLLIVDEEQKFGVNVKDKLKTIAANVDTLTLTATPIPRTLQFSLMAARDLSVITTPPPNRYPIETSVVGFNEEIIRDAISYEIQRNGQVFFINNRIENIKEVAGMIQRLVPNARVGIGHGQMDGAKLEELMLGFMNGDFDVLVATTIIESGLDVPNANTIFINNANNFGLSDLHQMRGRVGRSNKKAFCYFICPPYSSMTDDARKRIQALEQFSELGSGFNIAMKDLEIRGAGDLLGGEQSGFINEIGFDTYQKIMNEAIEELKENEFKDLYPEENDIETKEYVKDLQIDTDFELLFSDEYINNVTERLSLYNELGSVKNEEELVIFQNKLIDRFGPMPPRANALMNSIRIKWIATSVGIEKLVMKKGKMIGYFVSDQQSDYYQSKRFHKVIKFVQTHSNLCQMKEKQTPNGLRLLLTFDNVKSTRRALELMEMLGE, encoded by the coding sequence TTGAGTAAAAACGCCTTATATACCCTGTATGATGATCTGCCAAAAAATCAGCAGATTGCCACACAATTACTGGAACAGAAACAAATAAAAATGCATCTTAACGGATTGTTAGGATCAGCAGTTTCATTTGTTTTGCGTGCTGTTTTCAAAAAATCCGAATTGCCTTTTTTAGTCATTTTAGACAACAAAGAAGAGGCAGCTTATTATCTGAACGATCTCGAACAAATGATCGGAGAACAGGATGTACTGTTTTATCCAGCTTCATTTCGCCGTCCGTATCAAATTGATGAAACAGATAACGCCAATGTTTTGCTTCGTGCTGAGGTTTTAAACCGAATTAATTCCCGTAAAAAACCAGCTGTAATTGTTACCTATCCCGAAGCACTTTTCGAAAAAGTAGTGACACGCAGGGAACTTGATAAAAACACTTTAAAAGTCGCTTTGAACGATAAAATTTCGATCGATTTTATCAATGAAGTCTTGTTTGAATACGAATTTAAAAGAGTCGATTTTATCACTGAACCCGGAGAGTTTTCTGTTCGAGGCGGAATTGTCGATGTGTTCTCATTTTCTAACGATCATCCGTACAGAATAGAGTTTTTTGGTAACGAAGTAGACAGCATCAGAAGTTTTGATGTAGAAACACAATTATCAATAGAAACTCATAAAAAGATCACAATCATCCCAAATGTCGAGAACAAACTTTTTCAGGAAAATAGAGAGAGTTTCTTAGACTATATTGCCGAGAGGACCGTCTTGTTTATTCAAAATACAGAAGGACTTTTCACTCAGTTAGACAAACAATTCGCCAGAGCCGAAGAAGCTTTCGAGAAACTTTCAAAAGAAATAAAACACGCAGAACCTGAAAAGCTATTTTTAAATCAAACCTCGTTTATCAAACGTGCTTTGGATTTTTCAATAGTAGAATTGGCTTCAAAACCTGTTTTTAAAACCACAAAAACATTCGATTTTCATATTCATCCGCAGCCTTCTTTTAATAAACAATTTGATTTGCTGCTGAATAATCTGAGTGACAATCATTTCAACGGATATAAAAATTATCTGTTCTGTTCGAATGAAACTCAGGCGAAACGTTTTCATGATATTTTCGAAACTTTAGACGAAGCTAATTCAGAGAACATTCGAAAACAATATCATACCGTTGTTCTGCCTTTGTATCAGGGATTTATCGACGAAGAAAGCCAGATTACAGCCTATACCGATCACCAGATTTTTGAGCGCTATCATAAATTTAATATCAAAAACGGTTATTCGAAAAAGCAGAATATTACGCTAAAGGAATTAACAGCGCTTTCGGTTGGTGATTACGTAACCCATATCGATCACGGTATTGGGAAATTTGGAGGTTTACAGAAAATTCAGGTCGAAGGAAAAACTCAGGAAGCCATAAAACTGGTTTATGCCGATAATGATATTGTGTATGTGAGCATTCACTCGCTCCATAAGATTTCAAAATACAACGGAAAAGACGGAACTCCTCCTAAAATATATAAACTGGGCTCGAACGCCTGGAAAGTTTTAAAACAAAAAACCAAAGCGAGGGTTAAACATATTGCCTTCAATTTGATTCAGTTGTATGCAAAACGACGATTGGAAAAAGGTTTTCAGTTTGCACCGGACAGTTATTTGCAGAACGAATTAGAAAGTTCGTTCATATACGAAGATACACCGGATCAAACTAAATCGACACAGGAAGTCAAAGCCGACATGGAAAGCGATCGTCCGATGGACCGTTTAGTTTGTGGTGATGTAGGTTTTGGAAAAACAGAGGTGGCCATTCGTGCGGCGTTTAAGGCAGTAGACAATAGCAAACAAGTAGCTGTTTTGGTTCCGACGACCATTTTGGCTTACCAACATTACCGTACATTTTCAGAACGTTTGAAAGATATGCCGGTGACTATTGGTTACATGAACCGATTTAGAACTGCCAAACAGAAAGCACAGACTTTAAAAGATTTAGCAGAAGGAAAACTGGACATTGTGATTGGAACACACCAGTTAGTCAATAAAAATGTAGTTTTTAAAGATCTTGGTTTATTGATTGTCGACGAAGAGCAGAAGTTTGGAGTAAACGTAAAAGATAAACTTAAAACGATTGCTGCGAATGTCGACACGTTAACCTTAACGGCAACGCCAATCCCGAGAACACTTCAGTTCTCGTTAATGGCAGCTAGGGATCTGTCTGTAATTACAACTCCTCCGCCAAACCGATACCCTATCGAAACCAGTGTGGTTGGGTTTAATGAAGAAATAATCCGTGATGCTATTTCGTATGAAATTCAGCGTAACGGTCAGGTTTTCTTCATCAATAACCGAATCGAAAATATAAAAGAAGTTGCCGGAATGATTCAGCGTCTGGTGCCAAATGCCAGAGTAGGAATCGGTCATGGACAAATGGACGGTGCGAAACTCGAAGAATTGATGTTGGGCTTCATGAACGGTGATTTTGACGTTCTGGTGGCCACAACAATTATCGAAAGTGGTCTGGACGTACCAAATGCCAATACGATTTTTATTAACAATGCCAATAATTTTGGACTCTCCGATTTGCATCAAATGCGAGGCAGAGTAGGTCGAAGCAATAAAAAAGCATTTTGTTATTTCATCTGTCCGCCTTATTCTTCTATGACGGATGATGCCAGAAAACGTATTCAGGCTTTAGAGCAGTTTAGCGAATTAGGAAGTGGTTTCAACATTGCGATGAAAGATCTTGAAATTCGTGGAGCAGGAGATTTATTGGGAGGAGAACAAAGTGGTTTCATTAATGAAATTGGATTTGATACCTACCAAAAAATTATGAATGAGGCTATCGAAGAATTGAAGGAGAATGAATTCAAGGACTTATATCCGGAAGAGAACGATATTGAAACTAAGGAATATGTAAAAGATCTCCAAATTGATACTGATTTTGAGTTATTGTTTTCTGATGAATACATCAATAATGTTACCGAACGTTTGAGTTTATACAACGAGTTGGGCAGTGTGAAAAATGAAGAAGAACTGGTGATCTTTCAAAATAAACTAATTGACCGTTTCGGGCCAATGCCTCCGCGTGCCAATGCCTTGATGAATAGTATTCGAATCAAATGGATTGCGACAAGTGTAGGTATTGAGAAATTAGTGATGAAAAAAGGCAAGATGATAGGTTATTTCGTTTCAGACCAGCAATCTGATTATTACCAGTCGAAGCGTTTTCATAAAGTAATCAAATTTGTACAGACCCATAGTAATCTTTGCCAAATGAAAGAGAAACAAACTCCTAACGGTTTAAGACTTTTACTGACTTTTGATAATGTGAAATCAACCAGACGAGCACTGGAGTTAATGGAAATGTTAGGAGAGTAA
- a CDS encoding LD-carboxypeptidase: MITPPYLQKGDTVAILATARKNIDDNLKPTIDLLHSWGLEAVVGSTIGLDFNQLAGTDEQRAADFQKQLDNPNIKAIWCVRGGYGTVRMIDLLDFTKFKQHPKWIVGFSDVTVLHNHLNTMGYKSIHGIMPVTVPRATPAAVSSMKSALFGEPISYAIGPDKMNRFGNATGELVGGNLSILYSLLGSPSAIDCKDKILFIEDLDEYLYHIDRMMMNLRRNGCIENLKGIIVGGMTKMKDNEVPWGKNAVEIVDDVTKKYNIPVIFNFPAGHIQDNRALIMGSTITIDVNASGSTVSFQK, encoded by the coding sequence ATGATAACACCACCTTATTTACAAAAAGGAGATACAGTTGCCATTTTAGCAACAGCAAGAAAAAATATAGATGATAATCTAAAACCAACTATCGATTTATTGCACAGCTGGGGGCTTGAAGCCGTAGTTGGAAGTACTATTGGTTTAGATTTTAATCAACTGGCCGGTACAGATGAACAGCGTGCTGCTGATTTTCAAAAACAATTAGACAATCCAAACATCAAAGCAATCTGGTGTGTTCGTGGTGGCTATGGAACAGTAAGGATGATCGATTTACTTGATTTTACCAAATTCAAACAACACCCTAAATGGATTGTTGGTTTTAGCGATGTTACCGTTCTGCACAATCATTTGAACACGATGGGCTATAAGTCCATTCACGGGATCATGCCGGTAACAGTTCCAAGAGCTACTCCTGCGGCGGTAAGTTCGATGAAATCTGCCTTATTTGGTGAACCTATTTCTTATGCCATTGGACCGGATAAAATGAACCGCTTTGGAAACGCAACTGGGGAATTAGTGGGAGGAAATCTATCTATTTTATACAGTTTGTTAGGTTCTCCTTCGGCAATTGACTGTAAAGATAAAATTTTGTTTATTGAAGACCTTGACGAGTATCTCTATCATATTGATCGTATGATGATGAATTTAAGACGCAATGGATGCATCGAAAATCTAAAAGGAATCATTGTTGGCGGTATGACCAAAATGAAGGATAACGAAGTTCCATGGGGGAAAAATGCGGTAGAAATTGTAGACGATGTTACCAAAAAGTACAATATTCCTGTAATTTTTAATTTCCCGGCCGGACACATTCAGGACAACAGGGCTTTAATTATGGGAAGTACCATTACAATTGATGTCAATGCGTCCGGAAGTACTGTTTCTTTTCAAAAATAA
- a CDS encoding aspartate kinase gives MKTVSSIVENYIKTKPFLLNALSLGIINLTSLSRNIMTELESEFGKEVKQGAVVMSLKRLTEELDFKLNHKINKVIKNIGEITVRSELTDYTFAASETVLNKQADLISDINTLSDIFYTSSRGVNETNIVVSSSVNHLVEKHFMREKLIQKLDNLASITVKLPKENIVVPGIYYFIFQRLAWEGIIINEVISTSNEFTILVGEDQVDVAFKVIKDLKN, from the coding sequence ATGAAAACCGTTTCTTCAATCGTCGAGAATTACATTAAAACAAAACCCTTTTTATTGAATGCGTTATCGCTTGGAATTATCAACCTTACTTCTCTTTCACGGAACATTATGACCGAATTGGAAAGTGAATTTGGTAAAGAAGTAAAACAAGGCGCTGTAGTAATGTCATTAAAAAGACTAACAGAAGAACTGGATTTTAAACTGAATCATAAAATCAATAAAGTAATTAAAAATATAGGCGAAATCACGGTTCGATCTGAATTGACGGATTACACTTTTGCCGCTTCCGAAACTGTTTTGAACAAGCAGGCGGATTTAATCTCTGATATCAATACATTATCTGACATATTTTATACCTCATCACGCGGAGTAAACGAAACCAATATTGTGGTAAGCAGCAGCGTAAATCATTTAGTTGAAAAACACTTTATGAGAGAGAAGCTTATTCAGAAGTTAGACAACCTGGCCTCCATAACCGTAAAATTGCCAAAAGAAAACATTGTGGTTCCCGGGATTTACTATTTCATTTTCCAACGTTTGGCATGGGAAGGAATTATCATCAATGAGGTAATTTCGACTTCTAATGAATTTACCATTTTAGTTGGCGAAGATCAGGTTGACGTTGCTTTTAAAGTAATTAAAGACTTGAAGAACTAG
- a CDS encoding YraN family protein → MAEHNELGKKGEDLAVEYLEQNGYKILDRNWTFQKAEIDIIAKKESILAIIEVKTRSTLDFGLPQDFVKPKKIQLLVKAVNAYINDREMDIEIRFDIIAIHKNRESFAIEHITDAFFHF, encoded by the coding sequence ATGGCTGAACATAATGAACTTGGAAAAAAAGGTGAAGATCTCGCTGTGGAATATCTGGAGCAAAACGGCTATAAAATTCTCGATCGAAACTGGACTTTCCAAAAGGCCGAAATTGATATTATCGCCAAAAAAGAATCTATTTTGGCTATCATCGAAGTAAAAACAAGATCGACTTTGGATTTTGGTTTACCGCAGGATTTTGTAAAACCTAAAAAGATTCAACTGCTGGTAAAGGCCGTAAATGCCTATATAAACGATAGGGAAATGGATATTGAAATCCGTTTTGACATCATCGCGATACATAAAAACAGGGAATCATTTGCAATTGAACATATTACAGACGCTTTTTTCCATTTTTAA